DNA sequence from the Lycium barbarum isolate Lr01 chromosome 5, ASM1917538v2, whole genome shotgun sequence genome:
CAGAGAGCAAATCCTAGCTGATCTTGATTGTATTCATGTTTATGTAAGAATGTCAATATACTTTTTGAGAAACTGATCAACAAGGATCCTGTAACCTCTCTCCGTAGGATGGTAGCTATCCCAGAACAAATATTTTGTGTCATCTTCACATGTTCCACTGTATTTGTTACATAGTATCACCGCCTCTATGGTTCCCGTACCACAACATCCTTTATCTACTACTTCAAATCCTGACATGCATCATTCAAATTTTATACCACTTCATTTTTTTCAATGATAAAAGGAAATTAACATACATTTGACACTTTTGACTTGTTTATGGTGACAAATAAGTACATCATTCTTTTTTCGGACATGCGAATAAGAATTTTAtccaaattaacagaaaatgtaGTATAACcttcaataatcataagtctaCTACTATATATATGTCAACCCTCAGGCCACCCTGATATGTCTTATCGAGGGTAAGGAGCAAATATTCACTCTCGGTTGAGGGTGTGGACATATCCACTATCTACTACTCAAATTATATACATAGctgaatttttaaaaaaatatatagtaTGTAACTATTAAATTTACTATATTTTCGAAGAATATGGAGCTTGTGGATTCACCTCTAGCTAATAATTCGTTAGAACAAGTAGTTTCAATTTATTTTATAAGCTGCATACAACTAGTTCCCACTGAAAATATATTCAAGATTGATGATTATGATTACAAGAGgtaagaataacttgaatatatAATTAAGAAAAACTCAAGCATTATAGAAATATGAGATCAAAAATATGTGTTTACCATGTTTTTGAGGGTTGCCAATGAGATCAAGCACTGGATTGTAAAGATCAATTAAAGCCAACTTGGATTGAAGCAATGTTTTGGATAACCAATTAATTGCAGCTGAGAGCTTAGTGTTGGCTATTTGTGCTGCTTGATTGTATTCCGTAGCACACTCTCTAGTTAAACCTCCAGCAAGTGTTCTTTGGGCTGGCAAACACCCTATGGGTGGAATCCCAAAAACAGCTATATTTTTTGCTCCCAACTTGTACAATCCCTTCCAAAAGACAATTAAACATTAATTGATTGATCCACTTAAGAGAAGGGAAGAAGGGGTACGTTTTCTTCCTCTTTAGGGTTTCCCACGTAAAGTTGTGTGTTCTTTTTTTTCGttattattgttttcattaattGTTGTATGTTGGTCATAATTCATAAGTGAAGATAAAAGTCATAAAAGAGAGTACATACTTGGACAAAGTCGGAAGCTCCATCCACTATAAGATTAGTATATGCGTTAAGATCATACTGCAACCGACGAATTCCAATGGTGAAATAGGTGTTGGCGAGGTCATCACTGCCGGCTACCACTAAGAACAAACTATTGCTCAATATGTCGTTCGCTTCCTCTTCTCCAACCAATTCCTTAAGCTTCCCAATGTATTCTCTAAAATGATCTAATTGTGTTGATAGAGGTAAGGCTGCCTgattttttttctcaaaataaaCCGGAAATTCAAAATTAGTTTCCACAAATACAGTACCCTCAAACTCCCCACCAcccacaaaaaaagaaaagaaaaaaacaatacGTACCTTGTACGAAGATAAATCGGTGAAAGTGTACTGTCAAGTGTCATTCATACTTTAAATTATTTAGACAGATTATGGGAAAAAATAAGTAGAAAAGAAAATGTATAATAATCCTTCATATAAGATAGTACTATCATATAAAATGAATTCGCTAAGTTTTGTACTcattctgtctcaatttatgtgatatagtttgactgggtacgaaatttaagaaagaaatgtaGAATTTTGAAACTTATGGTCTGAAACAAGTcatatatttgtgtggctgtaaatcatttcatcaaagataaaaaaggaaagttttaagttaaattatttctaaatatataaatgtattattctttttggacaaactaaaaggaaaagtgtatcacatacaTTGTTACATGGAGTACTTGATTTAAAGGACATAATTCACAGGATGAGTAAAATACCGCAATAATAGCTGTTTGAGGATCAAATCCACAACCTCCTGATGCAAAGCTTACTCCAGTTTTAAGATCTTCAGCTTGCAAATTAGGGTCAAGATAAGCTGGCATTAGTTCTTTAATCCCGAGTTCGTCTACTGAAATAAATAATAAAGTCGATGTCAAAGTCAAACGAAACTTATGTTTGTTATGAGCTGTACAACTTAAATTAAATTTTCAGCTACTATTCACTAAAGATGTTTATATATCAGGTGACATAAAAAATCAACCGCAGGAAACTATGTACATTAACTATGAGTTTACACTGTCGGCAAACAAAGcataaattataattttaaatcaTTTATATTGGTAAAAGTTGTAACACTTTTATATGgaaatttctggaaaaaaaaaaagagaagaagaaacaaGTTCAAATTTTTATTATGAAGGGGAGAGCCAACCTTAGAAAGGAATATCTAAATGATTATATGCACATGCCCAAGTTTCTAATTTGTGTATCCCAGATTTCCCATAGTATTCCTCATTAATAAATCATCTAGCTCCTTTAAATAATGAAAACTGAGTTAATGGAGTTTAAATAAAGTGCAAGAAAATCTTCAGGATTAAATGATCACAGTCTCAACTACACATGGTTGATCTAGCAATTTATTAGAGGTATAATTCTTGCATATTCATTTGTAAAAGACTAATTCAGTCGAGAACAAAGAAATTACACCGTTATAATCCCTTTGTCTCATATTAATTGTCCTGTTTCGCTTTTCTAGAGTCAAGTTAACGAATCTTCAAAGCTAAATTGGACTGGATCaatttaatatttaaaaattacaatttagatatttaaaaacTAGGTAACTATGACAAGTTGCAATTTCTTATATCAATATGGtgaaaaaatatatcttaaaataCTGGTCAAAGTTTATAGAGTTTGACTTTTAAAAGagaaaagtggacaagtaatatgggacgaagggagtatccATAAGATCAAAGAACTCAGCTTAGTTATGCAGGAGAACGCTTGTGTTTATTGGGAAGATTACGTTATTTTGACCATATATTGTATTTTTAATTCTTTAACTACCCATTAAATTGCAAAATTATGTTCCAAAACTATAGAGTCAAGCTAAGAGCCGTAATGCCACTTACCACCTAACGAACATGTCCAAAACTAGGGTTCAGTGACAATATATACCCGTTTTGATTAAGCAAATTTGGACGGATACATCATGTCAATGTACTAACCAATCCATTTCATAAACTCAAAACAAACTTGATCATTTGAcactcatacatatatagcttAAAATTCCATAGAACTTACTTTCAACATTAAGCTGAAATCTCCTTAGAAATTCTTTAAGTCACTTCAACCCTAGTGACTGCACCAAAATTCGAGCTATTTAAACACATCTTGAAGAAGTTACGTTGATTATTAATCCTTGCACTATTTGTCAACATTTTCTTGTTAACTATAACTGACATGACAAGGGACTACGTCACAAGTAAAAGGCACTGATCGTGGAGACAATATTTTTTGGTGTTTGAGTTTGAGTAAACCAAAAAAGTACGTCCCCCTCTTTAAAGTTTTAGAAGGTTTAAAAACAAGGTACTCTAGCGGTAATGGAGAGTCAGAGTTGATTTTTCATATGGTTtcaactaatagttattatctcataaagtcaattttttttgttgaaggaATATGAAATCAAGAAGAAATGTGACTTTTTGAGATAAAAACTATTAGTTGATTGATCAGATGAGAATCATGAGAATACAGACGTACCTATCAAGTCGGAGGGAGTCTTGGCATTGCTAAACCTTCCAGTAGGTTTATTTCCATCCATGAAGTCCTTCCCATATGGCTCAAAATTACATTTAGCAAATGTTATTATGTGATTATTATTTCCTTGATCGACAATGGAATCTCCAAAAGTAAAAACAGCCTTCACAGATACATTCTTCACCTTTCCTTCGCAGGCAACAAATAACAAAAACAAAACATGAAACAAGCCCATCTTATTATGTAACCAAAACACCAAACAAGGGGACAACATCTTAACACTTGATTTCTGTTCAACAAGATGAACAAAAAGTGGCCTGCTTTCGAAAGCTTTAAATAATTTTGAAGTACTTGAGTAGTAGTAATGGGTTTTTTGTTTATTTATAGATAACTAGAAGAATATACGTTATTATATTATTGTGTAAATTAAGGCCTCGATCAGTCAATTGACCTTTATTAGGTTTGTTAATTCTGTCTTAAGTTATATTAGTAATTACTgctccctccattcacttttacttgtccactattcctaaaatagattttcatttttacttgtcatttttcacatatcaagataagacaattattttttcctattttacccttagcattaattactcattccaaATCATTTTCCAAATCCAATACAATTACTCTAACAATTAATATGGGCATCATGGTAAAATATACACTTTATTTATTTTATCTTAAACaacgtgaaaagttaaaagtggacaagtaaaagtgaacggagggagtacatattAATTAGAGAAAACTAATGGAGTTAATTTAGCTCTTGGTAGAGGAAATCATGACATGAGATAAAGGTCCTTGTCAATTAGTGGCTTAATTCTTTGACCTTTTAAAGCTTTTGCCTTGTTGCAGTCACATTAAAAGGTGACAAAActattaaaaaaaagttttgagtAATATACTCATAGAGAGTTATAGACGCTAATAACCCATGTAAACATAAAATTTACCTATTTTAATTTCGTAACCAGTTTTAAACGCCCGCTAATGGTTCTTTTCTTTATTTAGCCTCCATAATTTATGCCTATAATTTA
Encoded proteins:
- the LOC132639359 gene encoding GDSL esterase/lipase EXL3-like, with protein sequence MLSPCLVFWLHNKMGLFHVLFLLFVACEGKVKNVSVKAVFTFGDSIVDQGNNNHIITFAKCNFEPYGKDFMDGNKPTGRFSNAKTPSDLIVDELGIKELMPAYLDPNLQAEDLKTGVSFASGGCGFDPQTAIIAAALPLSTQLDHFREYIGKLKELVGEEEANDILSNSLFLVVAGSDDLANTYFTIGIRRLQYDLNAYTNLIVDGASDFVQGLYKLGAKNIAVFGIPPIGCLPAQRTLAGGLTRECATEYNQAAQIANTKLSAAINWLSKTLLQSKLALIDLYNPVLDLIGNPQKHGFEVVDKGCCGTGTIEAVILCNKYSGTCEDDTKYLFWDSYHPTERGYRILVDQFLKKYIDILT